In Hippoglossus stenolepis isolate QCI-W04-F060 chromosome 21, HSTE1.2, whole genome shotgun sequence, one DNA window encodes the following:
- the msrb1b gene encoding methionine-R-sulfoxide reductase B1b, whose protein sequence is MSFCQFFGAEIYKDHFKPGMYVCSKCHHPLFSSRSKFPHSSPWPAFNDTIREDSVTKMMETLTAFKVLCGKCGNGLGHEFVNDGPEEGVSRFUIFSHSLKFVPGKGKDKQ, encoded by the exons ATGTCGTTCTGTCAGTTCTTTGGTGCTGAGATCtacaaggatcatttcaaaccaG GAATGTACGTGTGCTCCAAGTGTCACCATCCCCTGTTCTCCAGTCGCTCCAAGTTCCCCCACTCGTCTCCCTGGCCGGCTTTCAACGACACCATCAGGGAGGACAGTGTCACCAAGATGATGGAGACGCTCACAGCCTTCAAG GTCCTGTGCGGCAAGTGTGGCAACGGGCTGGGCCACGAGTTTGTGAATGACGGTCCAGAGGAGGGAGTGTCGCGCTTTTGAATATTCAGCCACTCGCTCAAGTTTGTCCCCGGCAaag GCAAAGACAAACAGTAA
- the neurl2 gene encoding neuralized-like protein 2 → MEPFPDRFLEFHPIHGANVRLDQSETQATRVESFANGVCFSKHPLKPGEIFLIEIEEKELGWCGHLRVGLTARDPMSLEVVPEYSIPDLIDLGDSWVFAITRNHNKIVEEDPAVQEANERGLAGGRRLGRGEVEDAAQVQGIGGNSMNPSFFTDSHLHIENVRIPRDKLVGRSRPGRFSHILDDLYKTNALPPTARRSRIGVMYVSRGRDLADMHIVINGEDMGASAKGISTIQPLYAVVDVFAATKCVRIVQVEYGFSSLQTLCRKAVQKHIVHRMAIDWLELPEALKHYCKYE, encoded by the exons ATGGAGCCGTTTCCCGACCGGTTCTTGGAATTCCACCCCATCCACGGTGCCAACGTCAGACTGGACCAGTCGGAAACACAGGCCACCCGGGTGGAGAGCTTTGCCAACGGGGTGTGTTTCAGCAAACACCCTCTGAAGCCTGGGGAGATTTTTCTCATAGAGATCGAGGAGAAGGAGCTGGGCTGGTGTGGCCACCTCCGCGTGGGCCTGACAGCCAGGGATCCCATGAGCTTAGAGGTGGTACCTGAATACTCCATCCCGGACCTGATAGACCTGGGAGACAGCTGGGTCTTTGCCATCACCCGCAACCACAACAAGATCGTGGAGGAGGATCCTGCGGTCCAGGAGGCAAACGAGAGAGGACTGGCTGGGGGTCGGAGGCTCGGAAGGGGGGAGGTTGAGGATGCAGCTCAAGTTCAGGGAATTGGAGGCAACAGCATGAATCCGAGTTTCTTTACCGACTCTCACTTGCACATTGAAAATGTTCGGATCCCCAGAGACAAGCTGGTCGGTAGGAGCCGGCCCGGACGCTTCAGCCACATTTTGGATGACTTGTACAAGACCAACGCGCTGCCTCCCACAGCCAGACGCAGCAGAATAGGAGTGATGTATGTGTCTAGAGGGAGGGACCTGGCTGATATGCATATCGTCATCAATGGTGAGGACATGGGAGCGTCTGCAAAGGGGATCTCAACCATCCAGCCCCTCTACGCGGTGGTGGACGTCTTTGCTGCCACTAAGTGTGTCCGGATTGTCCAGGTGGAGTATGGAT TCTCGTCCCTGCAGACGTTGTGCAGGAAGGCCGTCCAGAAGCACATCGTCCACAGGATGGCCATTGACTGGCTGGAGCTGCCAGAGGCGCTTAAGCACTACTGCAAGTATGAATGA